In the genome of Panthera leo isolate Ple1 chromosome F3, P.leo_Ple1_pat1.1, whole genome shotgun sequence, the window AAGCGAGGGGGCAGGCGCCGCTCGGACTCCGTGTCCACCGAGAGCACCTGGGACGTGTGGAACCAGAGGCTGCTGGAGATCGAGAGGGAGGCCTCCCGGGAGTACCACTCCAGGAGCCAGCGGGAGGCGGCGGACGCAGGCTCCGAGGCGGGGGGCAGGGTGCGAGAGGACGACGAGGAGAGCGTGTCCTCCGAGGCCAGCTCGTTCTCCAACTTCTGCAGCAGGAACAAGGACAAGCTCACCGCCCTGGAAAGGTGGAAGATCAAGAGAATCCAGTTCGGATTCCACAAGAAAGAGCTGGGGGCCGGGGACGGCAGCACCGAGCCAGGGGCGGAGGAGGCAGAGGGCGAGAGGCGTCTCTCCGACGTCGACCTGACGGCCTACCAGGCCTGGAAGCTGAAACACCAGAAGAAGGTGGGCGGCGAGAACAGGGAGGAGGTAGTGGAGCTCAGCAAGGGCGAGGACGCTGCCTCGGCCAAGAAGAGGCAGCGGAGGCTGGAGCTGCTGGAGAGGAGCAGGCAGACGTTGGAGGAGAGCCAGTCCCTGGGAAGCTGGGAGGCAGACAGCTCGGCGGCGGGCAGGAGCATCCCCCTGTCCGCCTTCTGGTCGGCGGCCCCTTCGGTCAGTGCCGGGGAGGACACGGCATCGGTGCTCAGCACCCAGAGCCACGGCTCCCGCCCCTCTCAGGCTGGAAGCAACAGAGGCGGATGCCCGGCCTCTGCCCCCGGCCCCGCACCGCCTGACCTGCCCGTGGGGCCTGGAGACACCATTTCCATCGCCAGCATTCAGAACTGGATTGCCAGCGTGGTCAGCGAAACTCTCGCCCAGAAGCAAAACGAGGTGCTGCTGTTGTCCCGCCCGCCGTCCGTGTTGAGCGCGAAGGCGGCGCCGGAGGCCAGCTGCCTGGGGGATGACCAGGCGTCCCTGCTCAGCGGACACGGCAGCTCCTCCCCGGGCGCCTGCCTGCTGCCCCGGGGCCAGCCGGGACCCGGCCCCGACTCGCAGTCCCTGCCGTCCTCCCGCACGGCGCCGGGCTCGAGGGCCGAAGGTCTTGGGAGCAAAGTCAGGGGGACCAGCAAGCCCGTCTACAGCCTCTTTGCTGACGACGTCGACCTGAAGGAGCTTGGCcggaaggagagggagatacaaatgGGGCTGAGGGAGAAGATGTCCGAGTACAAGCTAGAGAAGCTGGCCTCCGACCACAAACGGAGCTCCCTCTTCAAGAAGAAGAAGGTcaaggaagatgaggaggaggatgggggtggCAGGGACGAGGACACTGACAGCGCCATAGGGAGCTTCCGCTACTCTTCCCGCAGCAATTCCCAAAAACCCGAGACAGACACGTCCTCCTCCCTGGCTGGCCCTGATCGCCGTGGCAGCGCTAGCAGCGTCGGCAAAGACACGGACGGCAGTATCGCTAAGTGGCTCAGTGGCCTCGGGACAGAGGAAAAGTCTCCTCCCCAGAGCGACTGGTCTGGAAGCTCCAGGGGGAAGTACGCCAGATCTTCCCTGCTCCGGGAGACGGAGTCCAAGTCCTCCAGGTACAAGTTCTCCAAATCGCAGTCGGAGGAACAGGACACGTCCTCCTACCGTGAGGCCAGCGGCAACTCCGTAAGGAGCACCTCACGGATCTCTTCCTCCTCTACCCGGGAGGGCAGAGAGATGCACAGATTCTCCCGGTCGATGTTCAGCGAGACCTCGAGCTCCCGGGAGGAGAGCCCGGAGCCCTACTTCTTCCGCCGGACCCCTGAGCCCTCGGAAGGGGAAGAGTCCCCGGAACCACGGCGTCGGAACTGGGCCAGGCCCAGGGACTGGGAAGACGTGGAAGAGTCGTCCAACTCAGACTTTTCTGAATTCGGAGCCAAGAGGAAATTCACCCAGAGCTTCATGAGgtctgaggaggagggagagaaagagaggatggaaagcagagaagaagggaggtTTGCTTCGGGGCGGCGGTCCCAGTATCGGAGAAGCACGGacggagaggaagagaaagcaatgGACGACGAAGCCATCATCGCTGCCTGGAGACGTCGGCAGGAAGAAACCAGGACTAAgctgcagagaaggagggaggattAAGCTGGGCCAGGCGGACCTGGGAGACTGAGAACATGGCAAGAAGCCGCGCGGCTTAGCACAGGGATCAGGACGCACATTGCCACCACCCGCCAAGGGACAGGGATGTGGAAGGGATCGTCCTGCGGGGCAGAGCCTAAAAGAGAGGTACCAGGCAGCAGAGCCCCAGAGGCGCGatagaggggaggaggagagccgTCGGCGTGCGGTCTGCATGCTAGGCCACCGGACACCATTTTCTGTTGCCCGGCGTCCTCTTGAGCTTTGACACTTCCCTCGTGTATTTGACAGTGTCCGTCACCTACTGGCGAGGTGAGCTCGTGATGGAACCAGAGCTTGCCAGAGACTTCGGCTTACGTCCGCGGGAGGACTGAATGCAGGACGTGGTCCGGTTTGTGGTTCTGTAACGAGACCCAGGAAATGTCTCCTGTGGCAAGTCTCCCCTCTCCTGACAAAGCTGAGTTCTGGTTGTTCCTTTTCAGTGCTTTGGATCTCCATTAAAGTGGTATGTTGTCAAACATTTCCCCTTCGCTCTGGTCACTTTCAGCTCATTTGAACCCACCTTAAAAGACAGAGGCGGGTTATCACGGGCCAGCCTCACCTCCTTCCATAACGCTGTGCCTCCAGACAACAGCACTGTCATCACATTAAAACAGTAATCAAGTATTTCACCTATGATACAACCTAGTGGGAAGACGTGAGGAGGACCCTTGAGAGTAACCGTGAATTAGACCGAGACTGGGTTTTATTGCGGTCAGAGATACAGGTGGAGAGGGGGTCCCTCTGGAAcagcagggaaacaaaagcaaaccacgggggcggggggtgggaagaaaagaagcCCAAGGCAAGGAGATGGAGACAGGGTTTTATGAAATCTCGTTGTCACCCTTGCTTTTCATTCCTTGGAGGATGGTTGGACAATCCAGTGGACAGCCCACTGGATCCTTCCCGCACTCTGGATGAGCTAGGTCGGTGAGAATTCTCTACCCTTTATTCCCGGAGGCACGTCTGCCTTCCCGGACACAGGTTGGGTTCCTGAATCCAGCAGACATGTTTTGAGCCCCTTATGACAAGCATTGGTGGGTTGGTTTCTACGGTTCCTTTCAACTTGCCGTAACTTACAAGATTTGAAGATGGGCATGTGCCATGCAGGGCTCCAGGATGTCTGGACCAACGCAAAAATC includes:
- the STYXL2 gene encoding serine/threonine/tyrosine-interacting-like protein 2 gives rise to the protein MATSGDPEEEQVVPSEEDETSVRAVQAHYLRSPSPSQYSMVSDAETESIFMEPIHLSSAVAAKQIINEEFKPRGIRAEAECPGMLESAEHLLVEDLYNRVREKMDDSSLYNTPCILDLQRALVQDRQETPWNEADEVWPNIFIAEKSVAVNKARLKRLGITHILNAAHGTGVYTGPEFYTGLEIQYLGVEVDDFPEVDISQHFRKAAEFIDEALLTYRGKVLVSSEMGISRSAVLVVAYLMIFHNMAILEALMTVRQKRAIYPNDGFLKQLRELNEKLMEEREEDSGQEGGTDEAEEGEDAGSSSRARVGALTVEEEDDTPSHLSGSSLGKASQASKPLTLIDDDEEEKLYEEWRKARGLPTAKAPPGGHGGRSASGQDGGGPEDEDVDRMIREWQSRNERYQAEGHQRWGREEAEVEAGDAEGFVTRRRRHTLSESSTSASVRSRDVRVLEQQLETSGRKRGGRRRSDSVSTESTWDVWNQRLLEIEREASREYHSRSQREAADAGSEAGGRVREDDEESVSSEASSFSNFCSRNKDKLTALERWKIKRIQFGFHKKELGAGDGSTEPGAEEAEGERRLSDVDLTAYQAWKLKHQKKVGGENREEVVELSKGEDAASAKKRQRRLELLERSRQTLEESQSLGSWEADSSAAGRSIPLSAFWSAAPSVSAGEDTASVLSTQSHGSRPSQAGSNRGGCPASAPGPAPPDLPVGPGDTISIASIQNWIASVVSETLAQKQNEVLLLSRPPSVLSAKAAPEASCLGDDQASLLSGHGSSSPGACLLPRGQPGPGPDSQSLPSSRTAPGSRAEGLGSKVRGTSKPVYSLFADDVDLKELGRKEREIQMGLREKMSEYKLEKLASDHKRSSLFKKKKVKEDEEEDGGGRDEDTDSAIGSFRYSSRSNSQKPETDTSSSLAGPDRRGSASSVGKDTDGSIAKWLSGLGTEEKSPPQSDWSGSSRGKYARSSLLRETESKSSRYKFSKSQSEEQDTSSYREASGNSVRSTSRISSSSTREGREMHRFSRSMFSETSSSREESPEPYFFRRTPEPSEGEESPEPRRRNWARPRDWEDVEESSNSDFSEFGAKRKFTQSFMRSEEEGEKERMESREEGRFASGRRSQYRRSTDGEEEKAMDDEAIIAAWRRRQEETRTKLQRRRED